A region of uncultured Anaeromusa sp. DNA encodes the following proteins:
- a CDS encoding helix-turn-helix domain-containing protein, protein MDCEKIGAIIYKLRKEKVMTQKQLADLMNISDKTISKWERGIGCPDISLLSELAKILDANIDELLAGNLTQNEMVGGNMKKLKFYVCPQCHNLITATGDATISCCSKKLTELLATPVTPEHALTVEPVEDELYITSPHAMQKEHYISFVAYITGDRAFVVKQYPEWNLSLRFHKLGHGQLFFYCSNHGLFSQRI, encoded by the coding sequence ATGGATTGTGAAAAAATTGGCGCTATAATTTATAAGCTACGAAAAGAAAAAGTCATGACTCAAAAACAACTTGCCGATCTTATGAATATCAGTGACAAAACAATCAGCAAATGGGAACGAGGAATTGGCTGCCCTGACATATCTTTGTTATCTGAATTGGCAAAAATTCTTGACGCCAATATCGATGAACTATTAGCAGGCAATTTAACGCAAAATGAAATGGTCGGTGGAAATATGAAAAAACTAAAATTCTATGTTTGCCCTCAATGTCATAATTTAATTACCGCAACAGGCGATGCCACTATATCGTGCTGTAGTAAAAAATTAACCGAATTACTTGCTACACCAGTAACCCCAGAACATGCTCTTACTGTTGAGCCGGTTGAAGATGAACTTTATATAACCTCTCCACACGCAATGCAAAAAGAACATTATATCTCTTTTGTCGCCTATATTACCGGTGATAGAGCCTTCGTAGTGAAGCAATACCCAGAATGGAATCTTTCTTTACGTTTCCACAAACTTGGCCACGGTCAGCTTTTCTTTTATTGCTCGAATCACGGCCTCTTTTCTCAACGTATCTAA
- a CDS encoding DMT family transporter yields the protein MSFLNQFFHCSRPWGWLLLVVLLWGVNSVSIKYLTSFFPPLALAPIRLTLASLALLSFVFHQYGFQKLPRPAFLPIGGIALFCIFLHQIALTLGLAATSSTHSVLILGLSPLFTVAGAMLYEKESLAPAKLLGVFLGFCGLGLVVLGKSQYGATLAGDAIILLATLTFVIGSFFVKKATLHLPPLVVTAYSHALAAAALVLLGLLTNSTWMYASATEPFPIAVLLFSSFMSTALGALLWNMSIQKVGPSTASLFQNATPVIGILASSFFLNEDLAWNHFFALILVLCGVFYGTGIIKLPNRMPAHGKKTV from the coding sequence GTGTCTTTTTTGAATCAATTCTTCCATTGCTCACGTCCATGGGGCTGGCTCCTTTTAGTAGTGCTTCTCTGGGGTGTCAACTCAGTCTCAATAAAATATCTTACCTCTTTTTTTCCTCCCTTGGCCTTAGCTCCCATCCGCCTAACACTGGCAAGCCTGGCTCTGTTATCATTTGTATTTCATCAATACGGCTTTCAGAAACTACCGAGGCCAGCATTCCTGCCGATTGGCGGCATCGCCTTATTTTGTATTTTTTTGCATCAAATTGCCTTAACTTTAGGACTTGCCGCAACCAGCAGCACTCATAGCGTGCTTATTCTTGGCTTAAGCCCCTTATTCACTGTAGCTGGCGCCATGCTATATGAAAAAGAGTCCCTTGCTCCAGCCAAGCTGTTAGGAGTTTTCTTAGGATTTTGCGGGTTAGGTCTCGTTGTGCTGGGAAAGTCCCAATACGGAGCCACTTTAGCCGGAGATGCCATTATACTCCTTGCAACTTTAACCTTTGTAATTGGTTCTTTTTTTGTAAAAAAAGCAACACTCCATCTTCCACCCTTGGTGGTTACCGCTTACAGCCATGCCCTTGCCGCTGCCGCCCTTGTACTTTTGGGACTACTCACTAATTCCACTTGGATGTACGCCTCCGCCACTGAGCCTTTCCCCATTGCCGTACTCCTATTTTCAAGCTTTATGAGCACAGCGTTAGGAGCGCTGTTATGGAATATGAGTATTCAAAAAGTTGGACCGTCTACTGCTTCCCTATTTCAAAATGCAACGCCCGTTATCGGCATCTTGGCTTCCTCCTTCTTTTTAAACGAAGATTTGGCTTGGAATCATTTTTTTGCTCTCATCTTAGTCTTATGCGGCGTCTTTTATGGAACAGGCATAATCAAATTACCAAATAGAATGCCTGCCCATGGTAAGAAGACGGTCTAG
- a CDS encoding SpoIIE family protein phosphatase, with translation MNKQEPRQEAGNFGFIYNQNTINVVVLACLVIMVSVVLTGTISYFVTRDAALEKLKTKDMANIVDAIDSKIAGRIERAKETSLLLARDPAVATWILSGETDEMRGQIAKARLEEIYRNYDYANAFIVSAVTNQYWAEGARMIQVMSPTDPMASWFFSSLQSHKEVLLNIDYNSARQNTFIFVNALVGDVNKPIGVAGVGLSIKEFAAEFQRYKYSQNSVIWLVDEKGKIHLADELAQNGMYLNDYMPPEVAAAIIDDKKATVKNARTIDYEDAQGRVFDIAYQKMQGTDWNLVVRVPREESLAVLNSIKWNTMVASLITVALSIFVFYFVSRKIANPLKQALLLNQEMERLVLTRTSELSLQNERIMDSISYAKRLQEAILPASSELDAIFKAHFVIWKPRDIVGGDFYWSRRVSSHKSIIALCDCTGHGVPGAFMTMAVNTLLNHIVSQGVHNPSEVLAKLNREFKATLHRQQQADITDDGLDIGICLIEGRRILYAGARIVLYRLRDGQVCHVKVDRKSIGYRRAKEDLQFTTHEIVVQEGDRFYLATDGYTDQNGEKNEYPFGRKRLLASLEACAVMPLEEQEQWLTQCLEKYQGREPQRDDITLIGFSLQ, from the coding sequence ATGAACAAACAAGAGCCAAGACAAGAAGCCGGGAATTTTGGATTTATTTATAATCAAAATACGATCAATGTAGTTGTCCTTGCTTGCTTGGTCATTATGGTATCGGTCGTTCTTACTGGCACGATCAGTTATTTTGTTACACGTGACGCGGCTTTGGAAAAACTTAAAACCAAAGATATGGCGAATATTGTTGACGCCATTGATTCTAAAATCGCTGGCAGAATCGAAAGAGCCAAAGAGACTTCCCTGCTTTTGGCGCGCGATCCGGCGGTTGCAACATGGATTTTGAGCGGCGAAACAGATGAAATGCGCGGACAGATTGCCAAAGCTCGCCTTGAAGAAATTTATCGTAATTATGATTATGCTAATGCCTTTATTGTGAGTGCTGTAACGAACCAGTATTGGGCGGAAGGCGCCCGGATGATCCAGGTTATGTCTCCGACCGATCCGATGGCAAGCTGGTTTTTTTCAAGCTTGCAATCGCATAAAGAGGTACTTCTTAATATTGATTATAATAGTGCGCGGCAAAATACCTTTATTTTCGTGAATGCGTTGGTGGGGGATGTTAATAAGCCGATTGGGGTAGCTGGCGTAGGGCTGAGTATCAAGGAATTTGCGGCTGAGTTTCAACGTTATAAATACAGCCAAAACAGTGTGATCTGGCTGGTAGATGAAAAAGGGAAAATACATTTAGCAGATGAGTTAGCTCAAAATGGGATGTATTTAAATGATTATATGCCTCCGGAAGTGGCGGCGGCGATTATCGATGATAAAAAAGCGACTGTAAAGAATGCGCGGACTATTGATTATGAAGATGCGCAGGGGAGAGTCTTTGATATAGCTTATCAAAAGATGCAAGGTACTGATTGGAATTTAGTAGTGCGAGTGCCGCGTGAAGAGAGCTTGGCCGTTTTGAATAGCATTAAGTGGAACACGATGGTTGCAAGTTTAATTACTGTAGCGCTTTCTATCTTTGTCTTTTATTTTGTTTCCCGGAAAATAGCTAACCCCTTAAAACAGGCGTTGCTACTTAATCAAGAAATGGAACGCTTGGTGTTGACTCGGACAAGCGAGCTATCGTTGCAAAACGAAAGGATTATGGATAGCATAAGCTATGCGAAACGGTTGCAAGAGGCGATACTTCCCGCGAGTTCTGAACTAGACGCAATTTTCAAGGCGCATTTTGTAATTTGGAAGCCGAGAGATATTGTCGGTGGCGATTTTTATTGGAGTAGGCGAGTCAGTTCCCATAAAAGCATCATTGCGCTTTGCGATTGCACAGGTCATGGTGTGCCAGGCGCATTTATGACGATGGCAGTAAACACGCTGCTGAATCACATTGTGTCGCAGGGAGTGCATAACCCCTCTGAGGTGTTGGCTAAGTTAAATCGCGAATTCAAAGCTACCTTACATCGGCAACAACAAGCGGATATTACAGATGACGGCTTAGATATAGGTATTTGCCTTATAGAAGGACGGCGCATTCTCTACGCCGGGGCAAGGATAGTCTTGTATAGGCTGCGGGATGGTCAGGTATGCCATGTGAAAGTAGATCGAAAAAGCATTGGCTATCGACGTGCCAAAGAGGATCTGCAATTTACAACACATGAAATTGTGGTGCAAGAAGGAGATCGTTTTTATTTGGCTACTGATGGCTATACGGATCAGAACGGTGAGAAAAATGAATATCCCTTTGGTCGTAAACGTTTGCTTGCAAGCCTCGAAGCGTGCGCAGTTATGCCGCTGGAGGAACAGGAGCAATGGTTGACGCAGTGTTTGGAGAAATATCAGGGGAGGGAGCCGCAACGTGACGATATTACGTTGATTGGCTTTTCCCTGCAGTAA
- a CDS encoding diguanylate cyclase — protein MGRDINEELFEGERKVVDKAESAMNAPENGNNPLLGPYKALLGDYKKLLRQSQKVYYISDSQGYLVKKHQSELQNLLDNANQGFLSFGKDLLVNRQYSAECVRIFGKEIAGESIVELLSQGKKEQECILAECLKDVFFGVLGEREKIKKIPARFSIGSFEVQVECKIVAAPESEIGSFLVMMILTDITAQIEAEAKIEFLSYHDALTELYNRAYVDFALAEVVRQNKPPLSIIMADMNGLKLVNDVFGHLQGDSMLCRLSEILRQVARKGDVLIRWGGDEFLLLLPCAEEQDCFVMCEEIHLRCKQIAGEAVPLSIALGTATQTQSRLIFDDLFSLAESRMYKDKLQKSKEFRQIVLQVFQTSLNDACFEKNEHLQRVGEMAIAFAKHLEPDFAAEPNNSLQRLVELHDIGKVAIAADLLGKKSALTEEERKIVQKHSEIGYRLAQAIGEIEVAELILAVREHWDGTGYPYRLKGEEIPFYSRLFAIVDAYDVMTHDQPYRQALSREKAQEEIFACQGRQFDPGLAEKFCAFLTVNGRILKAEV, from the coding sequence TTGGGGCGGGACATAAATGAGGAACTTTTTGAGGGCGAACGCAAGGTTGTTGATAAAGCGGAAAGTGCGATGAATGCTCCCGAAAACGGGAATAATCCTTTACTGGGACCGTATAAAGCCCTTCTAGGTGATTATAAAAAATTACTGAGACAGTCGCAAAAGGTATATTATATTAGCGATAGCCAAGGATATCTGGTAAAAAAACATCAGTCGGAACTCCAAAATTTGCTTGATAATGCGAATCAAGGCTTCTTGTCTTTCGGGAAAGACTTACTGGTGAATCGCCAATATAGCGCAGAATGCGTACGAATTTTCGGGAAGGAAATTGCAGGAGAGTCGATTGTTGAATTACTAAGTCAAGGGAAAAAGGAACAAGAGTGTATTTTGGCTGAATGTCTAAAAGATGTGTTTTTCGGTGTTTTGGGAGAACGTGAAAAAATAAAAAAAATCCCTGCGCGTTTTTCCATTGGGAGTTTCGAAGTGCAGGTGGAATGTAAAATTGTTGCCGCGCCGGAAAGCGAGATAGGTTCTTTTTTAGTTATGATGATCTTGACGGATATTACTGCACAAATAGAAGCGGAAGCTAAAATTGAATTCTTGAGTTATCATGACGCACTAACAGAGCTATACAATCGTGCATATGTAGATTTTGCGTTGGCGGAAGTTGTCCGACAAAACAAGCCGCCTCTTAGTATTATCATGGCGGATATGAACGGCTTAAAACTAGTAAACGACGTGTTTGGACATCTGCAAGGAGACTCTATGTTGTGCAGATTGTCTGAGATTTTAAGGCAAGTTGCCCGTAAAGGGGATGTTCTTATTCGTTGGGGCGGCGATGAATTTCTTCTCTTGTTGCCGTGCGCGGAGGAACAGGATTGTTTTGTGATGTGTGAAGAGATACACCTTAGGTGTAAGCAAATTGCAGGGGAAGCAGTGCCTTTAAGCATTGCGCTGGGAACAGCAACGCAGACGCAGTCTAGGTTAATCTTTGACGACCTTTTTTCGCTAGCGGAGAGTCGAATGTATAAGGATAAGCTCCAGAAAAGCAAAGAGTTTCGTCAGATCGTTTTGCAAGTGTTTCAAACGTCCTTAAACGATGCTTGCTTTGAAAAAAATGAGCATTTGCAGAGAGTGGGGGAAATGGCCATTGCTTTTGCCAAGCATTTGGAACCTGACTTTGCCGCTGAGCCAAACAATTCTTTGCAAAGATTAGTGGAACTCCATGACATTGGAAAAGTGGCGATTGCAGCGGATCTATTAGGGAAAAAAAGCGCGCTGACCGAAGAAGAGCGGAAAATAGTGCAAAAACATAGTGAAATTGGGTATCGATTGGCGCAAGCTATTGGGGAAATAGAAGTTGCAGAGCTAATTCTTGCGGTTCGTGAGCATTGGGATGGCACTGGCTATCCTTATCGGCTCAAAGGGGAAGAGATTCCTTTTTACTCAAGGCTATTTGCAATTGTCGACGCGTATGATGTGATGACTCATGACCAGCCTTATCGGCAAGCTTTATCGCGGGAAAAAGCGCAAGAGGAAATCTTTGCCTGCCAAGGACGGCAGTTTGATCCTGGGTTGGCGGAAAAGTTTTGTGCTTTTTTGACGGTTAACGGCAGGATCTTGAAAGCGGAAGTCTAA
- a CDS encoding DUF1987 domain-containing protein has translation MEVLYIEQTKSTPRVEFDAQSGKLSIEGQSYPENAFRFYEPIFKWLENYLNATDTELVLDIYFHMPYINTSSAKCIMMLLDILENAYQQGKKVKIRWYYDKENEEALECAEEFKEDLELPFEISLVGGV, from the coding sequence ATGGAAGTTTTATATATTGAACAGACAAAATCAACCCCGAGGGTGGAGTTTGATGCCCAAAGCGGGAAGTTGTCTATTGAAGGACAATCATATCCGGAAAATGCATTCCGGTTTTATGAGCCTATTTTTAAGTGGCTAGAAAACTATCTAAATGCGACAGATACGGAGCTTGTCTTGGATATTTATTTTCATATGCCGTATATCAATACGAGCAGCGCAAAATGCATTATGATGTTGTTGGACATTCTTGAAAATGCATATCAACAAGGAAAAAAAGTTAAGATTCGCTGGTATTATGATAAAGAAAATGAAGAAGCTTTAGAATGTGCGGAAGAGTTTAAGGAAGACTTGGAACTGCCGTTTGAGATTAGTCTTGTTGGAGGCGTGTAA
- a CDS encoding metalloregulator ArsR/SmtB family transcription factor has translation MEKAIATMTANYLKAMSHPSRIKIIKILLEKDQYVKDIASKLNIEQSNLSQHLNVLKKQGIVDSKSEGTSVLYWLKNPTTHKIISDVEDVLKEQITQSQALLKRF, from the coding sequence ATGGAAAAAGCTATAGCTACTATGACAGCAAATTATCTTAAAGCAATGTCTCATCCTAGCCGAATCAAAATAATAAAAATTTTACTCGAAAAGGATCAGTATGTGAAAGACATTGCATCCAAACTCAACATAGAACAGTCCAACTTGTCCCAACATTTGAATGTACTAAAGAAGCAAGGAATTGTTGACTCCAAAAGCGAAGGAACTAGCGTGCTGTACTGGTTGAAAAATCCTACTACGCACAAAATAATTTCAGATGTAGAAGATGTTTTAAAAGAACAAATAACCCAAAGCCAAGCACTGTTAAAGCGATTTTAA
- a CDS encoding response regulator, with the protein MGERETMIAELSVLVVDDSPFARTMLLRTLVDIGFSEMQIFQAPNGEEVLQAMNEREFSLVILDIVMTGIDGVSVLREIKKRHPQSKVIMCSSSNSEEIIKESVLLGSDAFIVKPYQNETLKRVVNRIMNLSTIETKDESLIARCHICSQQMIEVNSSDLLSFYCPQNCMKLGPWSNVLANQADLDKEYEKAKKI; encoded by the coding sequence ATGGGAGAGAGGGAAACTATGATTGCTGAATTATCTGTTTTAGTGGTAGATGATTCACCTTTCGCGCGAACCATGTTATTGAGGACGCTTGTGGATATAGGATTTAGCGAGATGCAGATTTTTCAAGCTCCAAATGGTGAAGAAGTACTGCAAGCAATGAATGAAAGAGAGTTTTCTTTGGTCATTTTAGATATTGTAATGACAGGGATTGACGGTGTCTCCGTGTTGAGAGAAATAAAGAAAAGGCATCCGCAATCGAAGGTGATTATGTGTAGTAGTAGTAATTCGGAAGAAATAATCAAAGAGAGCGTTTTGTTGGGGAGCGATGCATTTATTGTTAAGCCCTATCAAAACGAAACACTTAAGCGTGTAGTGAATCGAATTATGAATTTGAGTACTATAGAGACGAAGGACGAATCGTTAATTGCTAGATGTCATATTTGCAGCCAGCAGATGATTGAAGTGAATTCGAGTGATTTATTAAGCTTTTATTGTCCTCAAAATTGTATGAAGTTGGGACCCTGGTCAAATGTCTTAGCAAATCAAGCAGATTTAGACAAGGAATATGAAAAAGCAAAGAAAATTTAA
- a CDS encoding SiaB family protein kinase: MSIDLLEIQKVLQNYGVLINFSGRFTQAIIEELGDAVKKYLEDDSMSQGDTYNVFSVFIEQTQNIRNYSIRKASTAIGERIANSGIITIGRSEDGYFVASGNLIDNQDVMALTAKFEELADLDKIELKKRYKAEMKKPILSEADGAGLGIIDMARRAKKPMKYTFAHLDDEVSFFTLEVYV, translated from the coding sequence ATGAGTATTGACTTATTAGAAATTCAGAAAGTATTGCAAAATTATGGCGTTTTGATTAATTTTTCTGGACGCTTTACGCAAGCAATTATTGAAGAACTCGGAGATGCAGTGAAAAAATATCTAGAAGATGATTCTATGTCGCAAGGTGATACATACAATGTATTTTCTGTATTTATTGAACAAACTCAGAATATCAGGAACTATTCAATTCGCAAAGCGTCTACTGCAATAGGAGAACGAATTGCGAATTCAGGAATTATTACGATTGGGCGTTCCGAAGATGGCTATTTTGTGGCATCGGGAAATTTGATAGATAACCAAGATGTCATGGCGTTAACCGCTAAGTTTGAAGAACTTGCTGACTTGGATAAAATAGAATTGAAGAAGAGGTATAAGGCAGAAATGAAAAAACCAATTTTGTCAGAGGCTGACGGTGCGGGGCTAGGAATTATAGATATGGCTAGGCGCGCCAAAAAGCCTATGAAATATACTTTTGCACATCTTGATGATGAAGTGTCCTTTTTTACCTTAGAGGTTTACGTTTGA
- a CDS encoding undecaprenyl-diphosphatase, whose amino-acid sequence MNLYFFEIINGMAYKSVLMDKAMIAISNYLPYVFMAALASMYLYGVYKESKALRRTVIDMLLSFIIGYVYPEARPFVGHTVNQLIQHVPNSSFPSNHALGAMAIALGLIAPYRTCGIVFAGLAILVGVSRVYVGVHYPIDIMGGFGLALLINACYRNVWQYKVRKAYFYLEESVLSVFASCKAYLYCKGNL is encoded by the coding sequence ATGAACTTGTATTTTTTTGAGATAATCAATGGAATGGCGTATAAAAGTGTGTTGATGGATAAGGCGATGATCGCTATATCAAATTATCTTCCGTATGTGTTTATGGCTGCGCTGGCTAGCATGTATCTTTATGGCGTTTATAAAGAAAGTAAAGCCTTGCGAAGAACTGTAATTGACATGTTGCTGTCTTTTATTATCGGCTATGTGTATCCAGAAGCTAGGCCCTTTGTAGGGCATACTGTGAACCAACTAATCCAGCATGTACCGAACAGTTCATTTCCAAGCAATCATGCGTTAGGGGCTATGGCCATTGCCTTAGGACTTATAGCTCCCTATAGAACTTGCGGCATTGTTTTTGCCGGTTTAGCAATTTTAGTCGGTGTTTCCAGAGTTTATGTTGGCGTGCATTATCCGATTGATATTATGGGTGGATTTGGTTTAGCCTTATTGATTAACGCTTGTTACCGGAATGTGTGGCAATATAAAGTGAGAAAGGCATATTTTTACCTTGAAGAAAGTGTACTGTCAGTTTTTGCGTCCTGCAAAGCGTATCTGTATTGCAAAGGTAATTTATGA
- a CDS encoding VWA-like domain-containing protein, giving the protein MNKPMQRPSLMMLSSNLILRLTAQAGDKMNPHTLQADLITPVSIAPTVKTPFAQKRQILYDEAKTIITEFLRSNKQDTSRKVPIPAAFKENFFQLIDQVNLGLMAAQDNFYGYFLFQMEREVRFDMSSPTGINFKAPHYVLYFNPVIFLTLTKKQMESTIKHEILHVLSLHLLRARNLKSQYGTLATNIAMDIVVNTYLDYLPPYATTLAWANSYYQLQLLPFETFEYYAGKIQAAINLLATDADGALDDSRIDEAVETKYEIERTHDLWQESSETDAKTFWEITEKLAFQAQKGTPPAYILSMLEALAAHKSELPWNLYLKQVLGTVASTRQKTTARRNRRQPDRLDMRGELRSYKANIAVALDMSGSISNEEFQQAMQEVFAIVKNYKHEITLIECDDEIRRISPVKTVKDLKERLKIRGATRFTPVFDYANLHNINLLIYFTDGQGERALQIQPKGYKTLWVLSGNSKGLSLTTAYGAVKQLKQVESKDATAAANDVAFRDGYSMNSQEKNHI; this is encoded by the coding sequence ATGAACAAACCTATGCAGCGGCCCTCGCTGATGATGCTTTCGTCGAATCTTATTTTGCGACTTACCGCTCAAGCAGGTGATAAAATGAATCCCCATACACTCCAAGCTGATTTAATAACCCCTGTTTCAATAGCTCCTACTGTAAAAACTCCCTTTGCCCAAAAGCGGCAAATCCTCTATGACGAAGCCAAAACAATCATTACCGAATTTCTCCGTTCCAACAAGCAAGACACTTCCCGTAAAGTTCCGATTCCCGCCGCCTTTAAAGAAAACTTTTTTCAGCTGATCGATCAAGTCAATCTCGGCCTCATGGCCGCTCAAGATAATTTCTATGGTTATTTTTTGTTTCAAATGGAGCGAGAAGTCCGTTTTGACATGTCTAGCCCCACTGGCATCAATTTCAAAGCGCCTCACTATGTTTTGTACTTTAATCCCGTCATTTTTCTAACTCTCACAAAAAAGCAAATGGAAAGTACGATCAAGCACGAAATTCTTCATGTGCTGTCACTTCATTTGTTACGAGCTAGAAACCTCAAAAGTCAGTACGGAACACTTGCCACAAATATTGCTATGGATATTGTCGTCAATACGTATCTTGATTATCTGCCTCCTTACGCGACAACACTAGCCTGGGCCAATTCTTATTACCAGTTACAGCTCCTCCCCTTTGAAACCTTTGAATATTACGCCGGAAAAATCCAGGCGGCTATTAACTTACTCGCTACCGATGCTGACGGCGCCCTTGATGACAGCCGCATTGACGAAGCTGTAGAAACAAAGTACGAAATTGAGCGAACCCATGATCTCTGGCAAGAATCCAGCGAGACTGACGCGAAAACCTTTTGGGAAATCACCGAAAAGCTTGCGTTTCAGGCCCAAAAAGGCACGCCCCCTGCTTATATCCTCAGTATGCTAGAAGCTCTCGCCGCCCATAAAAGCGAACTGCCTTGGAACTTGTACCTCAAGCAGGTCTTGGGAACAGTAGCCAGTACGAGACAAAAAACGACAGCCCGTCGCAACCGCAGACAGCCAGACCGCTTGGATATGCGGGGTGAACTGAGAAGTTATAAGGCTAACATCGCCGTAGCCCTTGATATGAGTGGCAGTATTAGTAACGAAGAATTTCAGCAAGCCATGCAAGAAGTCTTTGCTATTGTCAAAAATTACAAGCATGAAATCACTTTAATCGAATGTGATGATGAAATTCGCCGTATCTCCCCCGTAAAAACAGTCAAAGATCTTAAAGAACGACTGAAAATTCGTGGCGCTACGCGCTTTACTCCGGTCTTTGACTATGCCAATCTTCATAACATCAACTTGCTCATCTATTTTACGGACGGCCAAGGTGAACGAGCCCTTCAGATCCAGCCCAAAGGCTATAAAACCTTGTGGGTTCTATCTGGTAACAGCAAAGGCCTCTCCCTGACGACAGCCTATGGCGCCGTGAAACAGCTTAAGCAAGTTGAAAGTAAAGATGCTACTGCCGCTGCCAATGATGTAGCCTTTCGCGATGGCTACTCCATGAATTCTCAAGAAAAAAACCATATATAA
- a CDS encoding AAA family ATPase — protein MNFINTLTSAELVLATEAVPLIVGESGIGKTDLAKELARKKSWNLITIDANLLKEGEIGGLPTVKDNTTVYAVHHKLKELEKVAAQGETVLLFIDEINRCEHAVQQELMNLILNREINGFTLPPTVKILAAMNPSAKYGAEYDYQVVDMDAAQENRFVWLYMEPDYHQWLDWAAEVGLEAKVIEFIATFPENLHKINESDLRATPRSYERISSIYKIYQENAASISRSVFLNVIRGNVGRLIAEEFVSFVESNYEPLLTYEDIFAGAALSDTARQRIKAESHTRLYLAAKNILKHLETQINQNSNETAQLVSRLIDFLQACPADLMIGLMKDMKQNYEQTYAAALADDAFVESYFATYRSSR, from the coding sequence GTGAATTTTATCAATACTTTAACAAGCGCTGAGTTAGTCCTTGCAACCGAAGCAGTCCCCCTCATTGTCGGTGAAAGTGGCATTGGCAAGACCGATTTAGCAAAAGAACTAGCCCGTAAAAAAAGCTGGAATCTCATCACTATTGACGCCAACCTCTTAAAAGAAGGCGAAATCGGCGGCCTGCCTACGGTGAAAGACAATACCACCGTCTATGCCGTCCATCATAAATTAAAAGAATTAGAAAAAGTTGCCGCGCAGGGCGAAACCGTCCTGTTATTCATTGATGAAATCAATCGCTGTGAACATGCCGTACAGCAAGAATTAATGAATTTGATCTTAAACCGGGAAATTAACGGCTTTACTCTGCCGCCAACCGTAAAAATCTTAGCAGCCATGAATCCCTCCGCCAAATACGGCGCCGAGTATGACTACCAAGTCGTCGATATGGACGCCGCCCAGGAAAATCGCTTTGTCTGGCTCTATATGGAACCCGATTACCATCAGTGGCTCGACTGGGCGGCAGAAGTCGGTCTCGAAGCAAAAGTCATTGAATTCATTGCTACATTCCCGGAAAACCTGCATAAAATCAACGAGTCAGATCTCCGGGCCACACCTAGAAGTTATGAACGAATCTCTAGTATTTATAAGATCTACCAGGAAAACGCCGCTTCGATTTCTCGTTCCGTCTTCCTGAATGTAATTCGCGGCAATGTAGGTCGACTCATTGCCGAAGAATTTGTCAGCTTTGTTGAATCAAACTATGAGCCGCTCCTTACCTATGAAGATATTTTTGCTGGCGCAGCCTTATCTGACACAGCACGCCAGCGAATCAAAGCAGAAAGTCATACGAGACTCTACCTCGCAGCGAAAAACATCCTAAAGCACCTAGAAACCCAGATAAACCAGAACTCTAATGAAACCGCCCAGCTAGTCAGCCGCCTGATTGATTTTTTACAGGCTTGTCCTGCCGACTTAATGATCGGACTCATGAAAGATATGAAACAAAATTATGAACAAACCTATGCAGCGGCCCTCGCTGATGATGCTTTCGTCGAATCTTATTTTGCGACTTACCGCTCAAGCAGGTGA